Proteins from a single region of Siphonobacter curvatus:
- a CDS encoding alpha-L-fucosidase, with the protein MKRICLWALLLCLPVLTQAQKNLVQLQKDFVDLRFGMFIHFNIPTFMDEDWADPDASPALFNPTKLDCQQWAKAAKTAKMSYGALTTKHHSGFCIWDTKTTDYNVMHSPLKRDVVKEYTQAFRSNGLKVMLYYSILDTHHKLRPGYITRQHIDMVKSQLTELLTNYGEISALIIDGWDAPWSRISYDEIPFEEIYYHIKSIQPNCLVMDLNAAKYPAEALYYTDIKSYEQGAGQHISKETNRLPALSCLPINGAWFWKTKFPNEPVKDPAVLVKDNLVPFNKAYCNFILNVAPNREGLIDANALAALQKMGELWTEKATSSNLPTYDAPVISSNLAKKRPANGSWSNDMDIFDFGNDDSFRTSWRSNPTVKNPWYEVTLDKVQPFNLISVYVTQDEITAYQVEYFNNGKWHPLAVKNRAGKAKIHRFPTVYGEKVRMRIDGYKNPPSIAEFGVYNERN; encoded by the coding sequence ATGAAACGAATTTGCCTGTGGGCTCTCTTGCTTTGCTTGCCCGTATTAACCCAAGCTCAAAAAAATCTTGTCCAGCTTCAGAAGGATTTTGTGGATCTTCGCTTTGGTATGTTTATCCACTTCAACATTCCAACGTTTATGGATGAAGACTGGGCTGATCCTGATGCTTCACCTGCTCTTTTTAACCCGACTAAACTGGATTGTCAGCAGTGGGCCAAAGCGGCCAAAACCGCTAAGATGTCCTACGGAGCCTTGACGACCAAACACCACAGCGGTTTCTGTATCTGGGATACGAAAACTACGGACTACAACGTCATGCACAGTCCACTCAAGCGGGATGTGGTGAAAGAATATACGCAGGCCTTTCGCTCCAATGGACTGAAAGTCATGCTGTATTACTCCATTCTGGATACGCATCACAAACTACGACCCGGTTACATTACCCGGCAGCACATCGATATGGTGAAAAGCCAGTTGACGGAACTATTGACCAATTACGGCGAAATTTCCGCCCTGATCATTGACGGTTGGGATGCTCCGTGGTCACGCATTTCGTACGACGAAATTCCCTTCGAGGAAATTTACTACCACATCAAATCCATTCAGCCGAACTGCCTGGTGATGGATCTGAACGCAGCCAAGTATCCGGCGGAAGCCTTGTATTACACGGACATCAAGTCCTACGAGCAGGGAGCAGGCCAGCATATTTCCAAGGAAACCAACCGCCTGCCGGCATTATCCTGTCTGCCGATTAATGGAGCCTGGTTCTGGAAAACGAAATTCCCCAATGAGCCCGTGAAAGATCCGGCCGTATTGGTGAAAGACAATCTGGTACCTTTCAATAAAGCTTATTGTAATTTTATCCTCAACGTGGCTCCCAACCGCGAAGGCCTCATCGACGCCAACGCCTTGGCTGCCCTTCAAAAAATGGGTGAGTTGTGGACTGAAAAAGCAACTTCATCCAACCTGCCTACCTACGATGCTCCGGTTATTTCTTCGAATCTGGCGAAGAAACGTCCTGCCAATGGAAGCTGGAGTAATGACATGGACATTTTCGATTTCGGAAACGATGATAGTTTCCGGACATCCTGGCGTTCCAATCCAACGGTAAAAAATCCCTGGTACGAAGTGACCCTAGATAAAGTACAGCCGTTTAATCTCATCTCCGTCTATGTAACTCAGGATGAGATTACTGCGTATCAAGTGGAATACTTTAACAATGGTAAATGGCATCCCCTTGCCGTGAAAAATCGGGCGGGTAAAGCGAAGATTCACCGGTTTCCTACGGTATACGGCGAGAAAGTACGGATGCGTATTGATGGGTACAAAAATCCGCCCAGCATTGCTGAGTTTGGCGTGTACAACGAACGCAATTAA
- a CDS encoding glycoside hydrolase family 35 protein — MNTRISILISLMLWVTLRSQWVQAQSKPHTFSLSKTDFLLDGKPYQLISGEMHPARIPKEYWKHRIQMAKAMGCNTVAVYVFWNYHEEKPGAFDFKSENRDIAAFIRLAQAEGMWVLLRPGPYVCAEWDFGGLPPYLLAQPDLKVRCLDPTYMKAVERYVQQLSRQVRELQVSKGGPILMVQIENEYGSYANDRAYLRTIQQLWQKNGINVPFYTADGPATPNLKAGSLPGVASGLDPGASEHDFTLARKLNPDVPVFSSETYPGWLTHWGEKWARPDTASLMREVRFLLKNKLSLNFYVLHGGTNFGFTAGANGFKPTEYQPDLTSYDYDAPVNEQGRATPKYMALRKLIQQHTGQTPPPIPAPIPVMEIPAIAMKAYGAVWNNLPAPQTVAQPKPMEAFGQNSGFILYRTRLNAHTSGKLILTEVHDYATVYVDGKYVGHVYRDGGNFSITLPKTDAKEPMLDILVEGMGRINFAEYMIDRKGITDRVSLNGMTLMNWQVFNLPFTTPYIQSLKSAQVVPDQPGRFFKGSFELTETADTYFDLSAYKKGVIYVNGHNLGRYWERGPQTRLYCPASWLKKGTNEVVIFDQHQLEAADISGRKTLE; from the coding sequence ATGAATACCCGAATTTCTATTCTAATTTCTTTGATGCTCTGGGTTACCCTGCGTAGCCAGTGGGTTCAGGCTCAGTCAAAGCCCCACACGTTTTCCCTAAGTAAAACTGATTTTCTTCTCGACGGCAAACCGTATCAGCTCATCAGTGGCGAAATGCACCCGGCCCGTATTCCAAAGGAGTACTGGAAACACCGCATTCAAATGGCGAAAGCCATGGGCTGCAACACGGTAGCTGTATACGTTTTCTGGAATTACCACGAAGAAAAACCCGGTGCGTTTGATTTCAAGTCCGAAAACCGCGACATCGCTGCCTTCATTCGACTGGCTCAGGCGGAAGGCATGTGGGTGTTACTGCGACCCGGTCCGTACGTATGTGCGGAGTGGGACTTTGGTGGCTTACCGCCCTATCTGCTCGCTCAACCCGACCTCAAAGTTCGTTGCCTGGACCCGACGTACATGAAAGCGGTGGAACGTTACGTACAACAACTGAGTCGACAGGTTCGAGAGCTACAGGTGTCCAAAGGCGGTCCGATCCTGATGGTACAGATCGAGAATGAATATGGCAGCTACGCCAACGACCGTGCGTATCTTCGAACCATCCAGCAACTTTGGCAGAAAAACGGCATCAACGTTCCTTTCTATACCGCCGACGGCCCGGCAACGCCTAATCTGAAAGCGGGTAGTCTGCCGGGCGTAGCCTCGGGCCTTGATCCCGGGGCCAGCGAACACGACTTTACGCTGGCCCGAAAACTAAATCCTGACGTACCCGTTTTCAGTAGCGAAACGTATCCTGGATGGCTGACCCACTGGGGCGAAAAATGGGCTCGCCCCGATACGGCAAGCTTAATGAGAGAAGTTCGTTTCTTGCTGAAAAATAAACTATCCTTGAACTTTTACGTCTTGCACGGCGGTACGAACTTTGGCTTTACTGCAGGGGCGAATGGGTTCAAACCGACCGAATACCAGCCGGACTTAACCAGCTATGATTACGATGCTCCCGTCAACGAACAGGGTCGGGCTACGCCTAAATATATGGCCCTTCGTAAGTTGATTCAGCAGCATACGGGACAGACTCCGCCACCCATTCCCGCTCCGATTCCGGTTATGGAAATTCCTGCTATAGCCATGAAAGCGTATGGTGCAGTCTGGAATAACTTGCCCGCACCGCAAACGGTCGCTCAACCCAAACCGATGGAAGCCTTCGGTCAGAACTCCGGTTTTATTCTGTACCGGACGCGTTTGAACGCTCATACGTCTGGCAAGCTGATCCTAACCGAAGTACACGATTATGCAACGGTCTATGTAGATGGGAAATACGTCGGCCACGTCTATCGAGACGGCGGAAATTTCAGCATTACTTTACCCAAGACCGATGCCAAGGAACCGATGCTGGATATTCTGGTAGAAGGAATGGGACGAATCAATTTTGCCGAATACATGATTGACCGAAAGGGAATCACCGACCGGGTTTCACTTAATGGGATGACGCTGATGAACTGGCAGGTATTTAATTTGCCCTTTACCACGCCCTACATCCAGTCGCTGAAATCCGCCCAAGTAGTACCCGATCAGCCCGGACGATTTTTCAAAGGGTCATTCGAGTTGACCGAAACTGCCGATACCTATTTTGATTTGAGTGCTTACAAAAAAGGAGTCATTTACGTGAACGGACACAACCTGGGCCGTTACTGGGAACGGGGTCCGCAAACCCGCTTGTATTGTCCGGCTTCCTGGTTGAAAAAAGGAACCAATGAAGTCGTGATTTTCGATCAGCACCAGTTGGAAGCGGCAGACATTAGCGGTCGCAAAACGCTGGAGTAA
- a CDS encoding Gfo/Idh/MocA family protein: protein MKPKQAYSRRKFLELSGKTTLATAAVMGGFPSIVPASVFGKNAPSNRITIGAIGTGRISRGHDMPGVWQYDQALITAVCDLDRNRAEDAKTLVNQYYTKKTGKDYDGVRVYTDYRELLNNKDIDAVLVSTPDHWHAPIVIQAVQAGKDVYMQKPASLTIAEGRMMADAVKRSGRIVQVGSQQRSSRQFRYAAELVRNGRIGELKTVYVGLPGDPSGEEEPQMPIPKNLNYDMWLGTTPEVYYTEKRVHPLVGYDRPGWLRCEQFGAGMITGWGSHHIDCSHWAMNTELTGPVEIWGKADFPKSGLWDVHGIFRTEARYANGVHMIVSNELPNGIKFEGTEGWIFVSRGDASVTASDPIAKQQAAKALDASDPKLLTSEIGPNEIHLPVSKEHHGNWLESIVSKKDPIAPAEIGHRSCSACLLHHAAMKLNRKLYWDPEKEQFKNDAEANQLLSRPQRAPYAIKV from the coding sequence ATGAAACCCAAGCAAGCGTATTCCCGCCGGAAATTTCTAGAGCTATCCGGTAAAACAACGCTGGCCACCGCCGCCGTGATGGGTGGTTTCCCCAGTATCGTTCCTGCTTCCGTATTCGGAAAAAATGCCCCTAGTAATCGCATCACCATTGGAGCGATCGGTACGGGTCGTATCTCCCGGGGTCACGATATGCCGGGCGTCTGGCAATACGATCAGGCTTTAATTACGGCCGTCTGTGACCTGGATCGCAACCGGGCCGAAGATGCCAAGACGCTTGTCAATCAGTATTACACGAAGAAAACGGGTAAAGATTACGACGGTGTTCGGGTCTACACGGATTACCGCGAACTGCTCAACAACAAGGATATTGACGCTGTATTGGTCAGTACGCCCGATCACTGGCACGCTCCCATTGTCATTCAGGCCGTACAGGCGGGCAAGGATGTATACATGCAGAAACCGGCTTCGCTGACCATCGCCGAAGGCCGGATGATGGCCGATGCCGTGAAGCGTTCGGGACGAATCGTGCAGGTAGGGAGCCAGCAGCGGTCGTCACGACAGTTTCGGTACGCCGCCGAATTGGTACGCAATGGCCGTATTGGTGAACTGAAAACGGTGTACGTTGGATTGCCCGGTGATCCTTCGGGTGAAGAGGAACCGCAGATGCCCATACCAAAAAATCTCAACTACGACATGTGGCTGGGTACGACGCCCGAAGTATATTACACCGAAAAACGTGTACACCCGCTGGTGGGCTATGATCGGCCGGGCTGGTTACGCTGCGAACAGTTTGGGGCGGGGATGATTACGGGTTGGGGCTCGCACCACATCGACTGCTCGCACTGGGCGATGAATACGGAACTGACGGGTCCCGTAGAAATCTGGGGGAAAGCCGATTTCCCGAAAAGTGGTTTGTGGGACGTACACGGTATTTTCCGGACCGAGGCTCGTTACGCCAATGGCGTTCACATGATCGTTAGTAATGAATTGCCGAACGGTATTAAGTTTGAAGGGACGGAAGGCTGGATTTTCGTTTCCCGGGGTGACGCCTCGGTAACGGCGAGTGACCCGATTGCTAAACAACAGGCCGCTAAAGCACTGGACGCCAGCGATCCGAAACTTCTGACTTCGGAAATTGGTCCGAACGAAATTCACTTGCCCGTCAGTAAGGAACACCACGGTAACTGGCTGGAAAGTATTGTGAGTAAGAAAGATCCAATTGCTCCGGCGGAAATTGGTCACCGTTCGTGCTCGGCCTGTCTGCTGCACCACGCGGCGATGAAACTCAACCGGAAGCTGTACTGGGACCCGGAAAAAGAACAGTTCAAAAACGACGCGGAGGCTAATCAGTTGTTGTCTCGTCCGCAACGGGCCCCATATGCGATAAAAGTTTAA
- a CDS encoding putative oxidoreductase C-terminal domain-containing protein, protein MHWRYKTIAYLSIMATFLGCTEKTKESAIHLITLDPGHFHAALVQKSMYPDVDARVHVYAPEGPDVKLHLEKIGGYNKRAENPTHWNEVVYTGTHYFEKMLADKTGNVVVLAGNNEKKADYIQRSVEAGFNVLSDKPMIINAKDFDRLKSSFATADQKNVLLYDIMTERFEISTALQREFSKIESAFGTLEKGTPDNPAVTKESVHHFYKYVSGSVLTRPAWFMDVNQQGEGIVDVTTHLVDLVQWECFPEQVIDYQKDIKLTSARRWTTDMTRSQFKTITKQADFPAYLKNAITRDSVLKIYSNGEINYQLKGVHAKVSVTWAYKAPEGGGDTHYSIMRGTKANLVIRQGAEQKFVPTLYIEPRDTTASYATALQTALQTVQQTYPGIELKKISTGWEVVIPKKYQEGHEAHFGRVTENYLKYLKEGKLPAWEVPNMISKYYTTTQALELAKKSK, encoded by the coding sequence ATGCATTGGCGTTACAAAACGATTGCTTACCTGAGTATCATGGCCACATTTCTGGGCTGTACTGAAAAGACCAAAGAATCTGCCATTCACCTGATTACCCTCGATCCGGGCCATTTCCATGCAGCACTGGTTCAGAAAAGCATGTATCCCGACGTGGATGCCCGCGTACACGTCTACGCTCCCGAAGGACCGGATGTGAAATTGCACCTGGAAAAAATCGGAGGGTATAATAAACGGGCGGAAAATCCGACGCACTGGAACGAAGTGGTATACACGGGAACGCATTATTTCGAGAAAATGCTGGCGGATAAAACGGGTAATGTCGTAGTACTGGCCGGGAATAACGAGAAAAAAGCGGATTACATTCAGCGATCGGTAGAAGCGGGTTTTAACGTACTATCGGATAAACCCATGATTATCAACGCCAAGGATTTTGATCGACTGAAATCCAGTTTCGCAACGGCCGATCAGAAAAATGTTTTATTGTACGACATCATGACCGAGCGTTTTGAAATCAGTACGGCTTTGCAACGCGAATTCTCCAAAATCGAATCGGCTTTCGGGACGCTGGAAAAAGGGACGCCCGACAATCCTGCCGTAACGAAGGAGAGTGTTCACCATTTCTACAAATACGTTTCGGGCAGTGTACTGACGCGTCCGGCCTGGTTTATGGATGTGAATCAGCAGGGCGAGGGGATTGTGGATGTGACCACGCACCTGGTTGATCTGGTACAGTGGGAATGTTTTCCGGAACAAGTCATTGATTATCAAAAAGATATTAAACTTACTTCCGCCCGTCGCTGGACGACGGACATGACCCGCAGCCAGTTTAAGACGATCACGAAACAGGCGGATTTTCCGGCGTACCTGAAAAATGCCATCACGCGGGATAGTGTACTCAAAATTTACAGCAACGGCGAGATCAACTACCAGCTCAAGGGTGTACACGCCAAGGTTTCGGTGACCTGGGCTTACAAGGCTCCCGAAGGCGGTGGCGATACGCACTATTCAATCATGCGGGGTACGAAAGCGAATCTGGTGATTCGGCAGGGAGCTGAGCAGAAGTTTGTCCCGACGCTGTACATCGAACCACGCGATACGACGGCCTCTTATGCAACGGCTCTGCAAACGGCTTTACAAACGGTACAACAAACGTATCCCGGTATTGAGCTGAAGAAAATTTCGACAGGCTGGGAGGTGGTCATTCCTAAAAAGTATCAGGAAGGCCACGAAGCTCATTTTGGCCGGGTAACGGAAAACTACCTAAAATATCTCAAGGAAGGGAAATTGCCTGCTTGGGAAGTGCCGAATATGATTTCTAAATACTATACGACGACGCAGGCCCTAGAATTAGCCAAGAAGAGTAAGTAA
- a CDS encoding Gfo/Idh/MocA family protein produces the protein MNDENRRSFLKNSVTTAAGLMGVPFLSQAATLSIPAIHAPKEPARIRFGVIGINHGHIYGQVEAVTRGGGELVSFYAKEPDLAATFAKRYPKAKQASSEKEVLEDTSIKLILSSIIPDERAPLGIRVMEHGKDYMVDKPGITSLDQLADVRRVQKKTGRIFSIMFSERFENKATVKAGELVKAGAIGQVIQTIGLGPHRMTPQSRPDWFFDRKRFGGIICDIGSHQCDQFLFFTGSKKAEVVASQVGNVHYPQYPKFEDFGDLMLRGDGGMGYIRVDWFTPDGLKSWGDGRLTILGTEGYIEIRKNIDIAGRDGGNHLFLVNQKETRYMDCSQENLPYGRLLVDDVLNRTETAMPQEHCFLATELALKAQQKAQMVDVHKA, from the coding sequence ATGAACGATGAAAATCGCCGGAGTTTTCTAAAGAACTCTGTCACTACGGCTGCGGGATTGATGGGCGTTCCTTTCCTAAGTCAGGCGGCAACCCTATCCATACCAGCCATTCACGCACCGAAAGAACCTGCCCGAATTCGCTTTGGGGTCATTGGCATCAACCACGGACACATTTACGGTCAGGTCGAAGCCGTGACGCGGGGTGGAGGCGAACTCGTTTCTTTCTACGCAAAAGAACCCGATTTGGCCGCAACCTTTGCCAAACGTTATCCCAAAGCCAAACAGGCCAGCAGTGAAAAAGAAGTTCTCGAAGATACTTCGATTAAACTGATCCTCAGTTCCATCATTCCGGATGAGCGGGCTCCGCTGGGTATCCGCGTCATGGAGCACGGCAAAGATTACATGGTCGACAAACCCGGAATTACCAGTCTGGATCAACTGGCCGACGTTCGACGGGTACAGAAAAAAACGGGACGCATTTTTTCGATCATGTTTAGTGAACGCTTTGAAAATAAAGCAACCGTCAAAGCCGGAGAGCTGGTCAAAGCCGGAGCCATCGGTCAGGTCATCCAGACCATCGGATTAGGACCGCACCGGATGACCCCGCAGTCCCGGCCCGACTGGTTTTTCGATCGAAAACGCTTTGGCGGGATCATTTGTGACATCGGTTCCCACCAGTGCGATCAGTTTCTATTTTTTACCGGTTCAAAGAAAGCGGAAGTCGTTGCTTCTCAGGTAGGCAATGTGCATTATCCGCAGTACCCTAAATTCGAAGATTTCGGCGATCTGATGTTACGCGGGGATGGCGGGATGGGTTACATCCGGGTGGACTGGTTTACGCCCGACGGACTCAAGAGTTGGGGAGACGGACGACTAACCATTCTGGGTACGGAAGGATACATCGAAATCCGTAAAAACATTGACATTGCGGGTCGCGACGGTGGCAATCACCTGTTTCTGGTGAATCAGAAAGAAACCCGGTACATGGACTGTAGCCAGGAAAATCTCCCTTATGGACGCCTGCTCGTCGATGATGTGCTAAACCGAACCGAAACGGCCATGCCCCAGGAACACTGCTTTTTAGCGACCGAACTGGCCCTGAAAGCCCAGCAGAAAGCTCAAATGGTAGACGTTCACAAAGCCTGA
- a CDS encoding Crp/Fnr family transcriptional regulator, translating to MADLLYERINTNVRKYSSFSEEDLQYFNSLLQHRTVPKKHFLLQEGEVCTFEAYLLKGCIRTYHIDHDGNEVTLQFAIEDWWVSDIISFHEQKPSHWYIETLEDCELLILTPETKEQLLHRVPAFERMFRLMVQRNLSQLQERFFRTVTSTAVDKYLDFLNRYPAIPQRVAQHYIASYLGFTPEFLSKVRRKLSTPSPPKS from the coding sequence ATGGCCGATCTGCTCTACGAACGTATTAATACCAATGTCCGTAAATATTCTTCTTTTTCGGAAGAGGATCTTCAGTATTTCAACTCACTGCTCCAGCACAGGACGGTTCCTAAGAAGCACTTTTTATTACAGGAAGGAGAAGTATGTACGTTTGAAGCGTACCTGCTGAAAGGTTGCATTCGGACGTATCACATTGACCACGACGGCAATGAAGTAACGTTACAGTTTGCGATTGAAGACTGGTGGGTAAGCGATATCATTAGTTTCCACGAACAGAAACCCAGCCATTGGTACATTGAAACGCTGGAAGACTGCGAATTACTGATTCTCACACCCGAAACCAAGGAGCAGTTGCTGCACCGCGTACCGGCTTTTGAGCGAATGTTCCGGCTGATGGTTCAGCGTAATCTTTCGCAATTACAGGAACGCTTTTTCCGAACCGTAACCTCCACAGCTGTCGATAAATACCTGGATTTTCTGAATCGCTATCCGGCTATTCCGCAGCGGGTAGCTCAGCATTACATTGCTTCGTACCTGGGTTTTACGCCGGAATTTTTGAGTAAAGTACGACGGAAGCTTTCAACACCGAGCCCTCCAAAATCGTGA
- a CDS encoding cupin domain-containing protein, which yields METFQVTKVYADEQGDTHFETVQYPLTDAGPIGFLSEKLPVRDVIFREVTADYDFDFHTAPQRQFIILLDGRIEIETSLGEKRIFEAGEILQMEDLTGKGHRTRNLLNAKRKSVFITF from the coding sequence ATGGAAACATTTCAGGTGACGAAGGTATACGCCGACGAACAGGGCGATACGCATTTTGAAACGGTTCAGTACCCCCTTACGGATGCCGGACCGATTGGCTTTCTCTCGGAAAAACTGCCCGTACGGGACGTCATATTTCGGGAGGTAACCGCCGACTACGATTTCGATTTTCACACGGCTCCGCAACGGCAATTTATCATTTTGCTCGATGGCAGGATTGAAATTGAAACTTCGCTGGGGGAAAAACGGATCTTTGAAGCGGGGGAAATTCTGCAGATGGAAGACCTTACGGGCAAGGGGCACCGCACCCGTAATCTATTGAATGCGAAGCGAAAGTCCGTTTTCATTACGTTCTAA
- a CDS encoding GNAT family N-acetyltransferase, with protein MDFSSIPLHNNVPIHNYEMVINGHRAFIDYLEKGSKIYLIHTEVPSELEGMGVASALVTRVLEDIESRGLALVPLCPYVQAYLKRHPDWNRLVQPK; from the coding sequence ATGGACTTTTCCAGCATTCCGCTCCACAACAATGTGCCCATTCACAATTATGAAATGGTGATCAATGGGCATCGGGCTTTCATCGATTACCTCGAAAAAGGGAGTAAGATTTACCTGATTCACACGGAAGTCCCCAGCGAACTGGAGGGCATGGGCGTAGCCTCGGCTTTGGTAACGCGGGTGCTGGAAGACATTGAGTCGAGGGGATTAGCTTTGGTACCGCTGTGTCCGTACGTACAGGCGTATCTGAAGCGGCACCCCGACTGGAATCGTCTGGTTCAACCCAAATAA
- a CDS encoding alpha/beta hydrolase, whose amino-acid sequence MYTHQKQVFTSGTPIQEAKKAIIMIHGRGGSAEDIASLSRHLHLDGMAIYAPQATRHSWYPYSFLAPVEENQPALDSALDSIDQVVNDLVEAGITTENIYFLGFSQGACLTLEYTARHAKRYGGIIALTGGLIGETLATDNYQGDFAGTPVFISTGNPDPHVPVSRVEESVSILEDLNASVTSRIYPGRMHTISPDEINLVNQHIL is encoded by the coding sequence ATGTATACGCATCAAAAACAAGTTTTCACCAGCGGCACGCCCATCCAGGAAGCCAAAAAAGCAATCATCATGATTCACGGTCGGGGTGGTTCGGCGGAAGATATCGCTTCCCTTAGTCGCCACCTCCACCTCGACGGGATGGCCATTTACGCTCCGCAAGCCACGCGGCATAGCTGGTATCCCTACAGTTTTCTGGCCCCGGTAGAAGAAAATCAACCCGCCCTGGATTCGGCACTGGATTCGATCGATCAGGTGGTTAATGATTTGGTTGAGGCGGGTATTACTACGGAAAACATCTACTTTCTGGGGTTTTCGCAGGGAGCCTGTCTGACGCTGGAATATACGGCCCGCCACGCCAAACGTTACGGCGGCATCATTGCACTAACGGGAGGCCTCATTGGCGAAACACTGGCAACGGATAACTATCAGGGTGATTTTGCCGGTACGCCGGTATTCATCTCCACGGGCAATCCCGACCCACACGTACCCGTTTCGCGGGTGGAAGAAAGCGTTTCGATTTTGGAAGATTTGAATGCCTCGGTTACCTCCCGTATTTATCCGGGCCGCATGCACACCATTTCACCCGATGAAATCAATTTAGTCAATCAACACATTCTCTAA
- a CDS encoding ring-cleaving dioxygenase, protein METSIKGLHHITAIAGDAQRNYDFYTRALGLRLVKKTVNFDDPETYHFYYGDEQGTPGTILTFFPWGTKVPRGRRGAGQVTEIAYSVPEGSLDFWQKRFEKLHVTQSPIAEKFGESYLTVLDPDGLKLELTVAKTPDLRAPWETSEVTADYATRGFHAITITTANSQATAKILTELFGYQLHEQEQNRYRFVTAAVPNAAIVDLLEIPGEKSGYTAGGSVHHVAFRVSNEEILMAFRKKIIEAGHQITEKIDRNYFYSLYFREPGGVLFELATDNPGFATDETVAELGMGLKLPAQYEPFRSELEHVLPQLH, encoded by the coding sequence ATGGAAACATCAATCAAAGGTTTGCATCATATTACGGCCATCGCTGGCGACGCTCAACGCAACTACGACTTTTACACGCGTGCCTTGGGTTTACGACTGGTAAAGAAAACCGTGAATTTCGACGATCCGGAAACCTACCACTTTTACTACGGCGACGAACAGGGCACGCCCGGTACCATCTTAACGTTTTTTCCCTGGGGAACTAAAGTGCCCCGTGGACGCCGGGGAGCGGGTCAGGTAACGGAGATCGCTTATTCCGTACCCGAAGGCAGTCTGGACTTCTGGCAAAAACGTTTTGAAAAACTACACGTTACGCAGAGTCCGATTGCTGAAAAATTTGGCGAATCGTACCTGACGGTTCTGGACCCAGATGGCTTGAAACTGGAACTGACCGTCGCTAAAACGCCCGATCTGCGGGCTCCCTGGGAAACCTCCGAGGTGACGGCGGATTACGCCACGCGGGGCTTTCACGCGATTACCATTACGACGGCGAATAGCCAGGCTACAGCTAAAATTCTGACGGAACTCTTCGGGTACCAGTTACACGAACAGGAACAGAACCGATACCGCTTTGTAACGGCGGCTGTACCCAACGCAGCGATTGTCGACTTGCTGGAAATTCCCGGCGAAAAATCCGGCTATACGGCGGGTGGTTCGGTCCATCACGTGGCCTTCCGGGTGAGCAACGAGGAGATTTTGATGGCATTCCGGAAGAAAATTATCGAGGCGGGCCATCAGATTACGGAGAAAATTGACCGTAACTACTTTTACTCGCTGTATTTCCGCGAACCGGGCGGTGTATTGTTCGAACTCGCTACTGACAATCCCGGCTTTGCTACCGACGAAACGGTGGCCGAACTGGGTATGGGTCTTAAACTGCCCGCTCAATACGAGCCTTTCCGTTCTGAACTTGAACACGTACTTCCTCAATTACACTAA
- the rpiA gene encoding ribose-5-phosphate isomerase RpiA yields the protein MTPNLDREKQLAAQQAVQYIQNDQIVGLGTGSSAVHAVQAIGRLVQEGLRIQGVPTSIRTKELAESLNIPLLDINEVEAIDLTIDGADEFTTDLMLIKGGGGALLREKIVASLTRRQIIITDSSKKVEKLGKFKLPIEVIPFASHYVMNQLNQRGGKGVIRTSGDKPFLTDQGNYIVDTDFGLIDDPAALAHELKTIEGLVGHGLFINLTHEVIMGMGDTTQSFR from the coding sequence ATGACTCCGAATTTAGATAGAGAAAAACAACTTGCCGCCCAGCAGGCCGTTCAGTATATTCAAAATGATCAGATCGTAGGTTTAGGAACGGGCTCCTCAGCTGTACACGCCGTGCAGGCCATTGGTCGGCTGGTACAGGAGGGGTTACGGATTCAGGGCGTTCCGACGTCGATTCGTACGAAGGAACTAGCGGAGTCGCTAAACATTCCCTTACTGGACATCAACGAAGTGGAAGCCATTGACCTAACCATCGACGGAGCCGATGAATTCACTACGGATCTTATGTTGATTAAAGGCGGGGGTGGAGCCTTGTTACGCGAGAAAATCGTTGCCTCGCTCACGCGTCGTCAGATCATTATCACGGACTCTTCCAAGAAAGTAGAGAAACTAGGCAAGTTTAAGCTTCCCATTGAAGTGATTCCCTTCGCTTCGCATTACGTGATGAACCAGCTGAACCAGCGAGGCGGTAAGGGCGTGATTCGAACGTCAGGCGATAAACCTTTCCTGACCGATCAGGGCAATTACATCGTGGATACGGATTTTGGATTGATCGATGATCCCGCCGCTCTGGCTCATGAACTCAAAACGATTGAAGGACTCGTCGGTCATGGTCTGTTTATTAACCTGACTCATGAAGTCATCATGGGTATGGGTGATACCACGCAAAGCTTCCGCTGA